One Saprospiraceae bacterium DNA window includes the following coding sequences:
- the nrfD gene encoding polysulfide reductase NrfD — translation MSQPVAPVRHVLIEGNKSYHQITEDLCSPTEKTPSREWIVVFALSTALVGLYVFAIVWTVWKGIGSWNLNRTVNWGWDITNFVWWIGIGHAGTLISAILLLFRQRWRTGVNRAAEAMTIFAVICAGQFPIFHMGRVWMAFFTIPFPNTRGPLWTNFNSPLLWDIFAISTYFSVSILFWYTGLVPDLATIRDRASGFRRRMYEIFSFGWTGSAKHWQRHESLSLVLAGLSTPLVLSVHTIVSFDFATSVLPGWHTTIFPPYFVAGAVFSGFAMVQTLMIITRKVLGLQEYITINHIESMNKIIVLTGTIVGVAYLTELFVAWYSGYIYEQFAFYNRVFGPYWWSYFGMMFCNVVSPQLFWSRRIRRSVWWTFFMSIIINIGMWFERFVIIPTTLARDFLPSSWSLYSPTWVEISMFLGTMGVFFFCYLVFCRVAPVVAVAEVKAILKVAGDQYIGPKAKKAHGHASQTEPVSKKVDEG, via the coding sequence ATGTCTCAACCAGTCGCACCTGTACGGCACGTTTTGATTGAAGGCAACAAGTCTTACCACCAAATCACGGAAGACTTGTGCTCGCCTACCGAGAAGACTCCTTCGAGGGAGTGGATTGTCGTCTTTGCCTTGTCAACCGCCTTAGTTGGCCTCTATGTCTTTGCCATCGTGTGGACGGTCTGGAAGGGCATTGGCTCTTGGAACCTGAACCGCACCGTCAACTGGGGTTGGGACATCACCAACTTCGTGTGGTGGATTGGTATCGGTCACGCAGGCACGCTCATCTCGGCCATTTTGCTGCTCTTCCGCCAGCGTTGGCGCACCGGTGTGAACCGCGCCGCCGAGGCCATGACCATCTTCGCGGTGATATGCGCAGGCCAGTTCCCCATCTTCCACATGGGGCGCGTATGGATGGCGTTTTTCACCATTCCATTCCCGAATACGCGCGGCCCGCTCTGGACGAACTTCAACTCGCCGCTGCTCTGGGACATTTTCGCTATCTCGACTTATTTCTCCGTTTCCATACTGTTCTGGTACACGGGCCTTGTGCCTGACCTTGCCACCATCCGCGACCGCGCCAGTGGCTTTCGTCGCCGGATGTACGAGATATTCTCATTTGGCTGGACAGGTAGCGCCAAGCACTGGCAGCGCCACGAATCGCTCTCGCTCGTGTTGGCTGGTCTTTCCACCCCACTGGTGCTTTCGGTACACACCATCGTGTCGTTCGACTTTGCCACATCGGTGTTGCCGGGCTGGCACACCACCATCTTCCCGCCGTACTTTGTTGCGGGCGCAGTGTTCTCTGGGTTTGCCATGGTGCAAACGCTGATGATTATCACCCGCAAAGTGCTGGGTTTGCAAGAATACATCACTATCAACCACATCGAATCCATGAACAAAATCATCGTGCTCACGGGTACGATAGTCGGTGTGGCATACCTCACGGAGCTGTTCGTGGCGTGGTACTCGGGTTACATCTACGAACAATTCGCTTTTTACAACCGCGTGTTTGGCCCCTATTGGTGGTCATACTTCGGCATGATGTTCTGCAATGTCGTTAGCCCGCAGTTGTTCTGGTCGCGCAGGATTCGCCGCAGCGTGTGGTGGACGTTCTTCATGTCCATCATCATCAACATCGGTATGTGGTTTGAGCGTTTCGTCATCATCCCCACGACGCTGGCGCGTGATTTCTTGCCCTCTTCTTGGAGCCTTTACAGCCCCACTTGGGTGGAAATCTCCATGTTCCTCGGCACTATGGGCGTTTTCTTCTTCTGCTATTTGGTCTTCTGCCGCGTGGCCCCAGTGGTGGCGGTGGCGGAAGTGAAAGCCATCCTGAAGGTGGCAGGCGACCAATACATCGGCCCCAAGGCTAAAAAGGCGCACGGCCACGCATCGCAAACCGAGCCAGTATCGAAAAAAGTGGATGAGGGTTGA